A single window of Eleginops maclovinus isolate JMC-PN-2008 ecotype Puerto Natales chromosome 19, JC_Emac_rtc_rv5, whole genome shotgun sequence DNA harbors:
- the LOC134881206 gene encoding uncharacterized protein LOC134881206 isoform X1, protein MSTDLFGWAVLHRRANVIRDTKCTYPVISTIMKMTFENSSPVQIAVAECSCVAGTALCNHNVALLYQTAHYSTLNLKAVPPVLSCTETEQQWHKPRTMGVKPGRVGDMVIISTRPKSRQYTVADGVRSKRYKAVRGDLPDPDVLKVDEAYKDFTADIAPLITTMAISSDVPLVDSAYGPVQEGSPISYQHPVPLSRVVVRHQDTPTPPALPLDGYRLDPTTCNFVCSHQQQNQLTSLAITLDMARKIEVATREQSNSVEWYHVRKPRLTSSRFREVCHVRGHSSAENLAERIRKGGVQTTLMKRGLALEPVAIQEYSRIQNVSYWPCGFVIHPDAPWLGSSPDGVVFDPTDSPPFGLVEIKCPNVNSYVDCSYMQMQSGTLKLKHSHSYYWQVQGQLLLTGMEWCDFIVFAEEDILVQRIHRDPEVARVIRERGDYFFFYFYLG, encoded by the exons atgtccaccgacttgttcggatgggcagttctacaccgaagagcaaacgtgataagggatacaaaatgtacctatccagttatatcgacaattatgaag ATGACTTTTGAGAACAGCTCACCTGTTCAGATTGCTGTGGCAGAGTGTTCCTGTGTGGCCGGAACAGCACTCTGTAACCATAATGTGGCGCTGTTATATCAAACGGCGCACTACTCCACACTCAATCTTAAGGCAGTGCCTCCTGTCCTTAGCTGCACAGAAACGGAGCAGCAATGGCACAAACCAAGAACAATG GGTGTGAAACCAGGCAGAGTAGGTGACATGGTCATCATTTCAACACGGCCAAAGTCCAGGCAGTACACGGTAGCAGATGGTGTAAG GAGTAAGCGCTACAAGGCTGTGCGAGGGGACTTGCCAGACCCAGATGTCCTGAAAGTAGATGAGGCATACAAGGACTTCACTGCAGACATTGCTCCACTCATCACCACCATGGCAATAAGCAGCGATGTTCCACTTGTTGATTCGGCCTACGGACCAGTCCAGGAAGGTAGCCCCATCTCCTACCAACATCCAGTGCCACTGAGTCGGGTAGTAGTTCGTCACCAGGACACCCCTACTCCACCAGCTCTGCCTTTGGATGGATACAGGCTGGATCCAACCACCTGTAACTTTGTTTGCAGCCACCAACAACAGAACCAGCTGACGTCCCTTGCCATAACCTTGGATATGGCAAGGAAAATAGAAGTTGCAACGAGGGAGCAGAGCAACAGTGTAGAGTGGTACCATGTCAGGAAACCAAGGCTTACATCTTCCAGGTTCAGGGAGGTGTGCCATGTGAGAGGGCACAGTTCTGCTGAGAACCTGGCAGAGAGGATTCGCAAAGGTGGGGTTCAGACCACTTTAATGAAGAGGGGGCTGGCGCTGGAGCCAGTTGCTATCCAGGAGTATAGCAGAATCCAGAATGTAAGTTACTGGCCATGTGGCTTTGTGATACACCCAGATGCACCCTGGCTCGGATCCTCTCCCGATGGTGTGGTGTTCGATCCAACTGACAGCCCACCATTTGGATTGGTCGAGATCAAGTGCCCCAACGTTAACAGTTATGTGGACTGTAGCTATATGCAAATGCAGAGCGGcacattaaaactaaaacatagcCACAGCTACTACTGGCAGGTACAAGGTCAACTGTTACTCACTGGGATGGAATGGTGcgatttcattgtttttgctgaGGAGGACATTCTCGTACAGCGTATCCATAGGGATCCTGAGGTGGCAAGGGTGATACGGGAGAGGGGggattatttctttttttatttttacttgggCTGA
- the LOC134881206 gene encoding uncharacterized protein LOC134881206 isoform X2 — MTFENSSPVQIAVAECSCVAGTALCNHNVALLYQTAHYSTLNLKAVPPVLSCTETEQQWHKPRTMGVKPGRVGDMVIISTRPKSRQYTVADGVRSKRYKAVRGDLPDPDVLKVDEAYKDFTADIAPLITTMAISSDVPLVDSAYGPVQEGSPISYQHPVPLSRVVVRHQDTPTPPALPLDGYRLDPTTCNFVCSHQQQNQLTSLAITLDMARKIEVATREQSNSVEWYHVRKPRLTSSRFREVCHVRGHSSAENLAERIRKGGVQTTLMKRGLALEPVAIQEYSRIQNVSYWPCGFVIHPDAPWLGSSPDGVVFDPTDSPPFGLVEIKCPNVNSYVDCSYMQMQSGTLKLKHSHSYYWQVQGQLLLTGMEWCDFIVFAEEDILVQRIHRDPEVARVIRERGDYFFFYFYLG, encoded by the exons ATGACTTTTGAGAACAGCTCACCTGTTCAGATTGCTGTGGCAGAGTGTTCCTGTGTGGCCGGAACAGCACTCTGTAACCATAATGTGGCGCTGTTATATCAAACGGCGCACTACTCCACACTCAATCTTAAGGCAGTGCCTCCTGTCCTTAGCTGCACAGAAACGGAGCAGCAATGGCACAAACCAAGAACAATG GGTGTGAAACCAGGCAGAGTAGGTGACATGGTCATCATTTCAACACGGCCAAAGTCCAGGCAGTACACGGTAGCAGATGGTGTAAG GAGTAAGCGCTACAAGGCTGTGCGAGGGGACTTGCCAGACCCAGATGTCCTGAAAGTAGATGAGGCATACAAGGACTTCACTGCAGACATTGCTCCACTCATCACCACCATGGCAATAAGCAGCGATGTTCCACTTGTTGATTCGGCCTACGGACCAGTCCAGGAAGGTAGCCCCATCTCCTACCAACATCCAGTGCCACTGAGTCGGGTAGTAGTTCGTCACCAGGACACCCCTACTCCACCAGCTCTGCCTTTGGATGGATACAGGCTGGATCCAACCACCTGTAACTTTGTTTGCAGCCACCAACAACAGAACCAGCTGACGTCCCTTGCCATAACCTTGGATATGGCAAGGAAAATAGAAGTTGCAACGAGGGAGCAGAGCAACAGTGTAGAGTGGTACCATGTCAGGAAACCAAGGCTTACATCTTCCAGGTTCAGGGAGGTGTGCCATGTGAGAGGGCACAGTTCTGCTGAGAACCTGGCAGAGAGGATTCGCAAAGGTGGGGTTCAGACCACTTTAATGAAGAGGGGGCTGGCGCTGGAGCCAGTTGCTATCCAGGAGTATAGCAGAATCCAGAATGTAAGTTACTGGCCATGTGGCTTTGTGATACACCCAGATGCACCCTGGCTCGGATCCTCTCCCGATGGTGTGGTGTTCGATCCAACTGACAGCCCACCATTTGGATTGGTCGAGATCAAGTGCCCCAACGTTAACAGTTATGTGGACTGTAGCTATATGCAAATGCAGAGCGGcacattaaaactaaaacatagcCACAGCTACTACTGGCAGGTACAAGGTCAACTGTTACTCACTGGGATGGAATGGTGcgatttcattgtttttgctgaGGAGGACATTCTCGTACAGCGTATCCATAGGGATCCTGAGGTGGCAAGGGTGATACGGGAGAGGGGggattatttctttttttatttttacttgggCTGA